The Fuerstiella sp. genome contains the following window.
GTTGATTCCGAACACAGCTGAAGTTACGTTGAGGTCGAAGTAGTCAAACCGTCTGCGTTCTGCCCGCAGCGTTCAGGATCTCCCCCGGTTTTATGCTGTCCTGTTCGCAGACTATGTCAGCCCACCAAATATAAGGCCCCACAATGTCACGCGTTTGTGGAATATTAAGTATGAGTTTTGCGTGGCGATTTGCGGCGGCTGCGCAGAGAATTCAGGTTACTTGTTCGACCAGCTGGCAGTTTCGTCCAGTCCGGCACAGTTTCGCTCAAGGTTTTCAGGTTTGCAAAGTGAGTCCATTGAATTGTCAGGATTTCACATCCAATGCCAAAGTGACGGGTGTTTCGCATCGGGTCACTGTCGGTTCCGTGTTTACGAATGACTGGAAACAGTTCACGTCGCTGCAGATTCCAGCAGGTGTAAATTTGTCATTTATGTGTGCGGCGTTGTTCATTTCCACCGTTTCTCCGGGGCTAACCCTGGCCTCTCTCGAAAGAAACAGAGACAATGTTGACGACACGTTTTCGATATTGCCTGGCTCCTGAAGGCCCGCGGTGGTTCCCGGATGACACGACCTGTTTTTTGAGCAAAGTCATAATCAGCGGCCAGGTGGATTGTTACGAACGATCGGAAACGGAGAATTATGGATCGAATACACCAAACAAACACACCGGTTACGGGGGCCATGTAATGAACGCCAGCTCGGCAGGTTTTTTCATTTCTTTGACATTACTGATTTTCGCAGGTTGTGATTCATCGATTCAAACACCGTCATCGACTGAAACACCGGGCATAGCTGAAACACCGACGGCAGGTGAAGAATCGACGGCAGACCCAACACCGTCATCGCCTGAAACACCGGCCATAGCTGAAACACCATCGGTAGTTGAACAACCGAACGCAGAGGAAGAAGCTATGGCTGTGATTGAAGCTTTGGGAGGTGTGGTCATCCAGCGGGAGGGAGTCGCCAACGACTGCAACTTTTCCTATGCGCAGATCGCTGATGCGGATCTGGAGCACATCAAGGAGCTTACCCGGCTCCAAAGCCTCGGCCTGACCGCGACACCGATTACGGATGCCGGGCTGGAACATCTTAACGGACTCACCGGTCTGAAGAGTCTTCATCTCTCCTTCACGTCGATTACTGATGCGGGTCTGGAACACCTCACCGGACTCACCGGCCTGACAGAACTCCGCCTCAACAACACGGTGATTACGGATGCCGGGCTGGAGCACATCAGCGGGCTCACCCGACTCCAAAGCCTCGGCCTGACTGCGACACAGATCACGAATGCCGGACTGGAACATCTCAACGGACTGACCAGTCTGAAGATTCTCTACCTGTCCTTCACTCCGATTACCGACGCGGGTCTGGAACACCTGACCGGACTCACCAGCCTGGAGTCACTTCACCTCGGCAGGACGTCGGTTACCGGCGCGGGTCTGGAACACCTCAAACGACTCACCGGTCTGAAGGATGTCTACCTCGATCGCAGTCGGTTCACCGACGCAGGGCTGGAAGAACTGAGTACAGCGCTGCCTGCCTGTACTGTCCATGCGAACTGAACCGGCGGATTCGTCCGGCAATCACGAATGCGCCACGGCCCGTGAAACGGTACACGTGAAAGCGACATCCAATCAGGCATCAGAGTGGTTAATGCGAGGCTCCGGAATCACAATTGCCGAATCGGACAGGGCAATTGGGCCAAACAACGCAAAGTAGTAACGAAACTGCAGCTTTTGCACACCAGGTTTGATGCCGACGTGCAGTTGCAGTCTTTGAGGACCGGTGTACTTGTCGATTTCTGTTTCACAGAACTTTCCGTCCTGGAATACTTTGTAGTCGTCAATACGGCATAGATCATCTTCCTCGTCCATATCGTCCGGGGTCGCGTCCGGCCCGACCAGCAGCAGTTCTCTCGGTTCCCAGTGCGCGAATCCATCAGTACCCGCAGCCGGTGTAATGGTCACGTCCAGTTTATGCCAGATGAATTGTGTGACTTCCTCATGCAGATCCTGAAGATCTTCTTCCATGTCATCGTCTTCATCGAATTCTTCAGCATCGAATTCCGGCGGGGCGGCGGTGCTGACGTCATGCAGCGTAATCTGAGCGCCCGACAGGGTTTTGCTTTTCAGTTTAAAAGGGCCCAGGAAGGCCCGATGCAGGA
Protein-coding sequences here:
- a CDS encoding DUF3488 domain-containing protein, with the protein product MNKFVLLIAVSLAAVFLVFKFLPWWVGVICIVGAVFSLAWIVPFILHRAFLGPFKLKSKTLSGAQITLHDVSTAAPPEFDAEEFDEDDDMEEDLQDLHEEVTQFIWHKLDVTITPAAGTDGFAHWEPRELLLVGPDATPDDMDEEDDLCRIDDYKVFQDGKFCETEIDKYTGPQRLQLHVGIKPGVQKLQFRYYFALFGPIALSDSAIVIPEPRINHSDA